A stretch of DNA from Myotis daubentonii chromosome 12, mMyoDau2.1, whole genome shotgun sequence:
AAGCGTAGTTTCCCCTAAAAAGAACTATCCATTCAGAATTCGCTGTCCAGAGGAATGACCCTTCAGGAATGAAGAGGAAGTCAAGATCTCCCATGGAGGAAAACTAAGAGAATTTGTCACCAGCAGACCTAAAGCAGAGGCTAAAGGAGGTTCTCCAAGCATAAAAGCAATAGCAAAAGAAGGAATCTTGGGGCAtcagacagaaataaagaaagagcGAGGGCAAGAATACAAGTCTGGTTTAGAACAGGGCAATAGCGTGTGCAGTGAGCAGGGGTGTGGGCAGGGTGCACGGCCTCCACGCCTATCGGCTCCATTGACATATAGTGTCCCAATGCCCGTGACACAGCACCTTTTGGATCTGAAATGTACCGGTACTCAGCAAGATTCCAAGTGAGGACGAGCTTCCGGAAGCAGCCGCCCAGCCTGGGACTACATTCTAAACCTTCTCCATAGGCCGTGTGCTCTTTCAGGACCAAGGCTCCACCCTTTCTTCCACTACCTGCTTCCTGGGTGCGGAGGACGCTGAGGTTCTAGGGGACACTGGACACCTAAGAGAGAGGTGATGCTGACTAGGACTTGGGGCTCTGGACTGGAATGTGCCTGAGGAACCAACCTTTATTGTGCCAAGACGTGGAAATTGTGGGTGTACTTGCTACTGCAGCTTGAGTTTCCTTTGACTTGATGTCTTTGCAGAATTATATGACTTTTCCActtaatagctaatatttaaatctcaaataattttatttttatataatttgctGAGCAAATGTCTAATATGAGTCTCTTGATGCAATTTATCTTATTTAAATACTAGCATGATTTTTATGATTATGTCATGTGCTTGAGCACATGTGCTCCAGTTGATTGTTCGAGGTATTTTGTGACAGTCACTGGAGGAACACACAGAGATGCCGAGATGCGGGACTCGGAGCAGCTCCGGGGCGGGAACGAACTCTCCAGTCTGCAATAAACAATGGCCTCCAACAAGACTGCATCACAAAACGTGGGAAAGAAGCAGGACGGAAAGAGTAACGTCGGCGAGGCAGAGCCTGAGAGTTTGTAGTGGAAAGAGTGTTGGAGCAATGCGTAACGAATGGGAAGGTGTATTTCCTGAATCGGAGGGAGCCACAGGAGCTGGCAATACTTGTGATCCTGGAGAAAATGTAGGATGTCCAGAGTTAACTGAAGCATTTCTTAATTCTCAAAAAGCTGGCAAAGAAAAAGATGGTACAAAAAGAAAGTATTTATCTGCAGGAAGTCGATGCGTGGGTGcaaggagctggggaagggagccaTGGGAGTGACAACGGAGGGgttggggtttctttttggggtgagaaaaatgttctaaaaatgatTGTGCTGAGAGTCGCAcaactaaaaaccactgaactgcacactttaATTTAGTGTTATATTTTTgaactgacattttaaagggGTGGATACTGTGTATgtaaattttatcttaatttttaaataatgtaaaaaaaatagacGACTAAAGGAGCACCGGGGGAGctacctggcaggggagagacCATGATCAGAAGGTGGTTCTCCCAGGGCGAAGCTTGTCCCTTGCGGTCCAGATGTGCTGACTCCTGCCATTTCCCCGTGGGAAGCGTGACTGATCAtttgtggcgggggggggggggggggggggggggacgactgCGTTCGCACTCTCCCTGAAAAAGAAATACCACTGGGAGAAAAAGCAGAAGGAAGCTTTAGCTCTGGGAGCAGGAAGAGCGAAGAGGAAATGACATTACAGGTCCCAGGGCTGTTGGGAGAGGAGGAAAATCGGGGACTCTGCAGGGTGGGCACGGCGGGACGAGGCAGGAGGTGTCAGGGCACCATGAGGAGGAGCCCGCAGGGAAGGTGGCTGGGCCCGCggtggggtggggccggggggagggggggcagggaggagccttTGCCACCCTGCTGGCCGCAGGCCAATCTGGCAGGAAGCCATGGGTCAGCAGGCCGGCCCAGGGGACGATGGGCCGCTGCTAGGTTTCACTTTCCTAGAAGTCCGAGATTTAGAGGTTGTGGAGATGAGGTCACTGGATCAAAGCACACGGAGGGCGGAGGGCGTGTGCAATGAACCACTACAGGGAAGATCGTATGCTGAGTAAAAGGAAAGCAAAAGTGCGCAGAGGACCGACTGTCAGCAGGAGGCCGCCTGGGCTGTGTCCAGGACACCCAGCGGGGCTTTCCTGCAGACGGAGAAAAATCCCCTTGTCCAGGGGACTGCAGAGCTGGCTTCCTGTTAGCCACCTGGGGTGTGGGGAATAACAAGCCCGCCCCAGGGGACCGGGGTCACTGTGCCCCCTGTCCCcctgcgcacacacacgcacacacacacacacacacacacacacacacctcccgcTGGTAAGCTGTTCAGGAGATGCCACTCAGAGCTCACAGCCAAGGCAGGGGACAGGAGGGTCGTTCCTGAGCCCAGACGCAGGGTGCGGAGAAGGAGGCGCTGTCCCACCCGCCATGGGCCTGCACTCCAAACCTGGCCCTCTCTGCCAGCTCGCCTGCTCCCCGACCCCTTCCTttgaaagaggaggagggagggccccTGTGCCCCTGGAGGAGGTGCCTCTGGGCCTCTGGTGTAGCCGCCCTCACTCTGGCTCAGGTCTGCATGGACTGGGTGGGCCACGGCAGACGGTCACAGTTCCATCTCATAACCAGGAAAACAGGCCCAGAGACTGTGCTGACTTACCCAGGGCCATTCGGCAGCCCTCAGGTTGGATGTGTATGCAGATCACCAGATAGATCACacctcttcccatccccccacAGTTCCCAACAAAAAGGAGCCAAATTGGACATAGAGTGGTTTCAGTGAAAGGGTGGACAGTGAGAGCCTtcccaggccccctcctgggccccagccatCTTTCTGGCTTCCTCTCCAGGACCCTCCTAAATCCCTCTGCTCCCCGTGGGTCCTGCTGGCCAAAGAGAGCATCAACTACATTTTGCTCCTCACCTGTCCCATCAAAGGGTATGTGGCCCTGGGGTTGGCCCCCCCAGGAGCCCTGAGCTCCCTGAAAGGGAGAGGCCGGGGCTGGCCTCTTGCCACAGCCTCCCTTGAATTTAATCGGTGGTGGATGCAGCCAGCGGGGCAGGATGGGGAGAAACCAGTTGAGATAAATGGGAAACAACCCATGTGCCTGTGGCTGCCAACAGAGATGGTCTGACCTGGGTGGCGGGCACAAAATGCAGTGTACACATCACACACTAAACCAGTGCACATTGAACCCTATATGATCCTGTTAGCCAACGTCACCCAACGTCTAAtttaaacaagagaaagaaacggCCTGCTGCAACCTGTGCTGTGGGCATACGGGGGACAGAAACCGTGGGCGATGGATGCCGTGGGCGATGGGTGCTGTGGGGCGATGGGcactgtggagcgatgggccctgtggagcgatgggccctgtggagcgatgggctctgtggagcgatgggcgctgtggagcgatgggcgatgtggagcgatgggccctgtggagcgatgggctctgtggagcgatgggcgctgtggagcgatgggcgatgtggagcgatgggcgctgtggagcgatgggccctgtggagcgatgggccctgtggagcgatgggctctgtggagcgatgggccctgtggagcgatgggccctgtggagcgatgggcgctgtggagcgatgggcgatgtggagcgatgggcgatgtggagcgatgggcgatgtggagcgatgggccctgtggagcgatgggccctgtggagcgatgggcgctgtggagcgatgggcgatgtggagcgatgggcgatgtggagcgatgggcgatgtggagcgatgggccctgtggagcgatgggccctgtggagcgatgggccctgtggagcgatgggcgatgtggagcgatgggccctgtggagcgatgggccctgtggagcgatgggcgatgtggagcgatgggccctgtggagcgatgggcgctgtggagcgatgggccctgtggagcgatgggcgctgtggagcgatgggccctgtggagcgatgggcgctgtggagcgatgggccctgtggagcgatgggccctgtggagcgatgggccctgtggagcgatgggcgatGTGGAGCaatgggccctgtggagcgatgggccctgtggagcgatgggcgctgtggagcgatgggccctgtggagcgatgggcgctgtggagcgatgggcgatgtggagcgatgggccctgtggagcgatgggcgctgtggagcgatgggcgatGTGGAGCGATGagccctgtggagcgatgggccctgtggagcgatgggccctgtggagcgatgggcgctgtggagcgatgggccctgtggagcgatgggcgctgtggagcgatgggcgatgtggagcgatgggccctgtggagcgatgggcgctgtggagcgatgggcgatGTGGAGCGATGagccctgtggagcgatgggctctgtggagcgatgggctctgtggagcgatgggcgctgtggagcgatgggcgatgttgagcgatgggccctgtggagcgatgggccctgtggagcgatgggctcTGTGGAGCGATaggccctgtggagcgatgggctctgtggagcgatgggccctgtggagcgatgggccctgtggagcgatgggccctgtggagcgatgggcgctgtggagcgatgggccctgtggagcgatgggcgctgtggagcgatgggcgatgtggagcgatgggccctgtggagcgatgggccctgtggagcgatgggcgctgtggagcgatgggcgatgtggagcgatgggccctgtggagcgatgggcgctgtggagcgatgggccctgtggagcgatgggccctgtggagcgatgggcgctgtggagcgatgggccctgtggagcgatgggccctgtggagcgatgggccctgtggagcgatgggcgctgtggagcgatgggccctgtggagcgatgggccctgtggagcgatgggcgatgtggagcgatgggccctgtggagcgatgggcgctgtggagcgatgggccctgtggagcgatgggccctgtggagcgatgggccctgtggagcgatgggccctgtggagcgatgggccctgtggagcgatgggcgctgtggagcgatgggccctgtggagcgatgggccctgtggagcgatgggcgctgtggagcgatgggccctgtggagcgatgggccctgtggagcgatgggcgctgtggagcgatgggccctgtggagcgatgggccctgtggagcgatgggcgctgtggagcgatgggccctgtggagcgatgggccctgtggagcgatgggcgctgtggagcgatgggcgatgtggagcgatgggccctgtggagcgatgggcgctgtggagcgatgggcgatGTGGAGCGATGagccctgtggagcgatgggctctgtggagcgatgggcgctGTGGAGTGATGGGCGatgtggagcgatgggccctgtggagcgatgggccctgtggagcgatgggctctgtggagcgatgggctctgtggagcgatgggccctgtggagcgatgggccctgtggagcgatgggcgctgtggagcaatgggccctgtggagcgatgggcgctgtggagcgatgggccctgtggagcgatgggccctgtggagcgatgggccctgtggagcgatgggcgctgtggagcgatgggcgatgtggagcgatgggccctgtggagcgatgggcgctgtggagcgatgggccctgtggagcgatgggcgctgtggagcgatgggccctgtggagcgatgggccctgtggagcgatgggccctgtggagcgatgggctctgtggagcgatgggccctgtggagcgatgggccctgtggagcgatgggccctgtggagcgatgggcgctgtggagcgatgggctctgtggagcgatgggcgctgtggagcgatgggctctgtggagcgatgggcgctgtggagcgatgggccctgtggagcgatgggcgctgtggagcgatgggcgctGTGGGGCGACGGGCACTGTGGGGCGATGGGCAATGTGGGGCCATGGGCACTGTGGGGCGATGGGCAATGTGTGGCGATGGgcgctgtggagcgatgggcgctgtggagcgatgggcaATGTGGGGCGATGGGCAATGTGGGGCGATGGTCACTGTGGGGCGATGGGCACTGTGGGGCGATGGGCGCTGTGGGGCGATGGGCGCTGTGGGGCGATGGGCGCTCTGCGGTCGATGGGCGCTCTGCGGTCGATGGGCAATATGGGGCCACGGGCAATGTGGGGCGATGGACGCTGTGGggcgatgggccctgtggagcgatgggccctgtggagcgattTGCGCTGTGGAGCAATTTGCGCTGTGGAGCGATTTgcgctgtggagcgatgggccctgCGGAGCGACAGGGAGCGATGGGCGCTGTAGAGCGATGGGCAATATGGGGCGATGGGCACTGTGGGGCATTGGGCAATATGGGGCGATGGACGCTGTGGGGCATTGGGCAATATGGGGCGATGGACGCTGTGTTGCGATGGGCAATATGGGGCGGTGGGCACTGTGGGGCGATGGGCAATATGGGGCAATGGGCACTGTGGGGCGTTGGGCAATATGGGGCGATGGACGCTGTGGGGCTATGGATGCTGTGGGGCGATGGATGCTGTGGGGCGATGGGCAATATGGGGCGATGGACGCTGTGGGGTGATGGGCAATATGGGGCGATGGACGCTGTGGGGCGATGGACGCTGTGGGGCGATGGGCAATATGGGGCGATGGACGCTGTGGGGCGATGGACGCTGTGGGGCGATGGGCAATGTGGGGCAATGGGCAATATGGGCCGATGGGCACTGTGGGGCGATGGGCAATATGGGGCGATGGGCAATATGGGGCGATGGGCAATATGGGGTGATGGACGCTGTGGGGCGATGGGCAATATGGGGCGATGGACGCTGTGGGGCAATGGCAATATGGGGCAATGGGCACTGTGGGGCGATGGACGCTGTGGGGCGATGGGCAATGTGGGGCAATGGGCAATATGGGCCGATGGGCACTGTGGGGCGATGGGCACTATGGGGCGATGGACGCTGTGGGGCGATGGGCAATGTGGGGCAATGGGCAATATGGGCCGATGGGCACTCTGGGGCGATGGGCAATATGGGGCGATGGACGCTGTGGGGCGATGGGCAATATGGGGCGATGGACGCTGTGGGGCGATGGGCAATATGGGGTGATGGACGCTGTGGGGCGATGGGCAATATGGGGCGATGGACGCTGTGGGGCGATGGGCAATATGGGGTGATGGACGCTGTGGGGCGATGGGCAATATGGGGCGATGGGCACTGTGGGGCGATGGGCAATGGGCACTGTGGGGCGATGGGCACTGTGGGGCGATGGGCAATGTGGGGCAATGGGCAATATGGGCCGATGGGCAATATGGGGTGATGGGCAATA
This window harbors:
- the LOC132213924 gene encoding uncharacterized protein LOC132213924, whose translation is MAVDGTGWLMWPQVPAPAWHPPPTGVARPPPHGVHRPTVPIDPHCPSPHSAHRPILPIAPQCPLPIAPQCPLPHIAHHPILPIGPYCPLPHIAHRPTVPIAPQCPLPHIAHHPILPIGPYCPLPHIAHRPTVPIAPQCPLPIAPQCPSPHIAHRPTASITPYCPSPHSVHRPILPIAPQRPSPHIAHRPTASIAPYCPSPHSVHRPILPIAPECPSAHIAHCPTLPIAPQRPSPHSAHRPTVPIGPYCPLPHIAHRPTASIAPQCPLPHIAIAPQRPSPHIAHRPTASITPYCPSPHIAHRPILPIAPQCPSAHIAHCPTLPIAPQRPSPHSVHRPILPIAPQRPSPHSVHRPILPITPQRPSPHIAHRPTASIAPQHP